The nucleotide window TCTGCTTCTGGCCAAACCCTCTTTATCGAACCACAAAGCGTAGTAGACTTAAATAATGAGCGTAAAGCACTGCAATCCAAAGAAAATCAAGAAATCGAACGCGTCCTAGCTGAAATTTCTGCCTCATTAGCTGGTTGGATTAAGGAAATTCACCATAATACCTTTATTCTTGGACGGTTCGATTTTATTCTTGCCAAAGCACGTTTTGGTAAGGCGATGAAAGCTGTAACACCGCATTTAAGCGATAATGGAGTTGTTCGACTTTTAGCAGCAAGACATCCACTACTAGAAGCAGACAAAGTGGTTGCCAATGATATTTATCTAGGCGAAGATTTCACGACCATTGTTATTACTGGACCAAATACAGGCGGAAAAACCATTACATTGAAAACATTAGGATTACTCACTTTAATGGCGCAATCTGGCTTACAAATTCCTGCCCAAGAAGATTCAACCATTGCGGTATTTGAACATGTCTTTGCTGATATCGGTGACGAACAATCTATCGAACAAAGCTTGAGTACTTTCTCCTCTCATATGACCAATATCGTTTCGATTTTAGCAAACGTAAATCACCAATCACTTATTTTGTATGATGAACTTGGTGCTGGAACGGATCCACAAGAAGGAGCGGCCCTTGCAATTTCGATTTTAGATGCGAGCCATGCAAAAGGAGCAAGTGTTGTTGCGACGACCCATTATCCAGAACTAAAAGCATATGGTTACAACCGTGTTCATGCGACCAATGCTTCGGTAGAATTCAATGTTGAAACGTTAAGCCCAACTTATAAATTGCTGATTGGCGTACCAGGACGAAGCAATGCCTTTGATATTTCTCGCCGATTAGGTTTAAGTGAGACAATCATAACCGAAGCAAGAAGCTTAGTTGATACAGAAAGCGCCGATTTAAATGATATGATTTCTAGTTTAGAAGAAAAACGAAATCTTGCTGAATCAGAATACGAAGAAGCTCGGGAACTAGCGCGCGGGGCCGATGCATTACTGAAAGACTTACAAAAAGAAATCAGCAACTACTACCAACAAAAAGATAAATTAATCGAACAAGCGAGTAACAAAGCAGCCACAATTGTTGAAAAAGCAGAAGCTGAGGCAGAAGAAATTATCCACGAACTCCGCACGATGCAATTAAACGGAGCGGCTGGAATAAAAGAGCATGAACTAATCGACGCAAAAACAAGACTAGGTAAAGCAAAACCAAAAACAATCAACAAAACGATTCCACAAGCACCAAAACAAAAGCCACACGTTTTTAAAAATGGCGATAATGTTCGCGTGCTGTCACTAGGTCAAAAAGGAACCCTATTAAACAAAATAAACGACACAGAATGGAATGTGCAAATCGGCATTATCAAAATGAAAATCAAAACAACCGATTTAGAATACATTCAACCCGAAAAACCGAAAAAACAACGCATTATCACATCTGTCCATAGCAGTGATTCCCCAGCTAAGAGTGAGCTAGATTTGCGCGGTGAACGGTACGAAGACGCACTCCAAAAAGTAGATAAATATCTCGATGAAGCATTAATGGCCGGTTATCCTCAAGTGGCTATTATTCATGGCAAAGGAACCGGAGCACTTCGAACAGGCGTCACCGAATACTTGAAAAATCATCGCATGGTGAAATCCATCCGTTTCGGGGCAGCGGCAGAAGGCGGAAACGGCGTCACCATCGTTGAGTTCAAGTAAACTACTGAGCAAAAACATAGCTCGAAATAGGTGTAAATGCTATACTGTGGTTACAAAAGTCATAAGGAGTGAATAATCATGGTAAAAGAAATTACAGATGCAACATTTGAACAAGAAACTAGTGAAGGCTTAGTATTAACAGATTTCTGGGCAACATGGTGTGGTCCTTGCCGCATGGTGGCTCCAGTTTTAGAAGAAATACAAGAAGAACGCGGCGATACACTTAAAATCGTCAAAATGGACGTAGATGAAAACCCAGAAACACCAGGTAGCTTCGGTGTTATGAGTATTCCAACACTTCTTATCAAAAAAGACGGAGAAGTAGTCGATACAATTATCGGTTACCGTCCAAAAGAAGAACTGGATGAAGTCATCAACAAATACGTTTAAAATTATGCTAAAATAAAAGAAGCTTCAGACTAACCAAAGTCGGAGCTTCTTTTTAAATGTGTAACTGGAGTTGATAAAATGTCTTCTGAACATATCCAAAATAAATTAGCGCTATTACCAGACCAACCAGGTTGTTACTTGATGAAAGATAGACAAGGAACGATTATTTATGTCGGTAAAGCAAAAATTTTAAAAAATCGTGTTCGTTCTTACTTTTCAGGAACACATGATAGTAAAACACAACGCTTAGTCCAAGAAATTGTCGACTTTGAATATATCGTAACATCCTCCAATGTAGAAGCATTATTGCTTGAAATTAACTTAATTAAAAAGCATGATCCACGCTTCAACATTCGACTAAAAGATGACAAAACTTATCCATTTATTAAAATCACAAGTGAGAGGCATCCGCGCCTAATTATTACCCGCCAAGTCAAAAAAGACAAAGGAAAATATTTTGGTCCATACCCAAATGTATACGCGGCTAATGAAGTGAAACGAATTTTAGATCGTTTATATCCTTTAAGAAAATGTAGTACACTTCCAAATAAAGTCTGCTTGTATTACCATTTAGGTCAGTGTCTGGCTCCGTGCGTATTTGATGTCGAAGCAAGCAAATACAAAGAAATGCAAGACGAAATAGTTGCGTTTCTAAATGGTGGCTACAAAACCGTAAAAAATGACTTAATGAAAAAAATGCAACTCGCCGCGGAAAACATGGAATTCGAAAAAGCTGGCGAATTTCGCGACCAAATAAATGCCATTGAAACAACCATGGAAAAACAAAAAATGACAATGAACGACTTCGTAGACCGTGATGTTTTTGGTTATGCGATTGACAAAGGCTGGATGTGCGTCCAAGTCTTCTTCATTCGTCAAGGAAAGTTAATCGAACGCGATGTTTCACAGTTTCCGTTTTATAACGATGCGGATGAAGACTTTCTTACTTTCATTGGTCAGTTTTACCAAAAAACGAATCACATTCCACCAAAAGAAATTTATTTGCCAGATGATGTCGATAGTGAAGCTGTACAAGCTGTTGTACCAGACACCAAAATCATCGTACCACAACGCGGCAACAAAAAAGATTTAGTCAAACTAGCCTATAAAAATGCTAAAATAGCTCTAAATGAAAAATTCATGTTACTAGAACGAAATGAAGAGCGTACAGTTGGGGCTGTAGAACGTCTCGGAGAAGCCATGGGAATTCCAACCCCATCTCGCGTGGAGGCCTTTGATAACTCCAACATTCATGGTACAGATCCAGTTTCCGCAATGGTGACATTCCTTGATGGAAAACCAAGCAAGAACGATTATCGTAAATATAAAATTAAAACCGTCGAAGGGCCAGATGACTACGCAACGATGCGCGAAGTAATTCGCCGTCGCTACTGGCGCGTTCTAAAAGAAGGATTACCGATGCCAGATTTAATCTTAATTGATGGTGGGAAAGGGCAAATCGATAGCGCTAAAGATGTCTTAATCAACGAACTTGGTCTTGATATCCCTGTAGCTGGACTTGCTAAAGACGACAAACACCGAACAAGTCAATTATTATTTGGCGATCCACTCGTTATCATTCCATTAGAAAGAAACAGCCAAGAATTCTATTTACTGCAACGAATGCAAGATGAAGTCCATCGCTTTGCCATTACATTTCATCGCCAATTACGCAGCAAAACAGGATTCCAATCTATTCTTGATGGCATTCCAGGCGTTGGACCTGGTCGCAAGAAAAAATTACTCAAACATTTTGGCTCGATGAAAAAATTAAAAGAAGCCACAGTGGTTGAAATAAAAGAAGCTGGCGTCCCACTGAACGTTGCAGAAGAAGTCCACAAACACATTACTGTCTTCAATGAAAAAGCCAACAATACGGAGCAAAAATAATTTTGCGCTTTATCTGCTGTGCAAACTTCGATATAATTTGCAAAAGAACAGAGTGCTACATCCA belongs to Listeria ivanovii subsp. ivanovii and includes:
- a CDS encoding endonuclease MutS2, which encodes MDKKVEAILEFDKIKKQLTEFASSSLGEQAILALTPDTDFQVVQKAQLETEEGAKIIRLRGSAPITGLTDVNAHLKRLEIGGDLNGLEIYQIGSNLRVSRQMKNFMADLLEVGVELPLLGALSEELLVLNEVEEDIAISIDESGKVLDTASEALSSIRRTLRRTEDRVREKLESYLRDRNASKMLSDAVITIRNDRYVIPVKQEYKGHYGGIVHDQSASGQTLFIEPQSVVDLNNERKALQSKENQEIERVLAEISASLAGWIKEIHHNTFILGRFDFILAKARFGKAMKAVTPHLSDNGVVRLLAARHPLLEADKVVANDIYLGEDFTTIVITGPNTGGKTITLKTLGLLTLMAQSGLQIPAQEDSTIAVFEHVFADIGDEQSIEQSLSTFSSHMTNIVSILANVNHQSLILYDELGAGTDPQEGAALAISILDASHAKGASVVATTHYPELKAYGYNRVHATNASVEFNVETLSPTYKLLIGVPGRSNAFDISRRLGLSETIITEARSLVDTESADLNDMISSLEEKRNLAESEYEEARELARGADALLKDLQKEISNYYQQKDKLIEQASNKAATIVEKAEAEAEEIIHELRTMQLNGAAGIKEHELIDAKTRLGKAKPKTINKTIPQAPKQKPHVFKNGDNVRVLSLGQKGTLLNKINDTEWNVQIGIIKMKIKTTDLEYIQPEKPKKQRIITSVHSSDSPAKSELDLRGERYEDALQKVDKYLDEALMAGYPQVAIIHGKGTGALRTGVTEYLKNHRMVKSIRFGAAAEGGNGVTIVEFK
- the trxA gene encoding thioredoxin; protein product: MVKEITDATFEQETSEGLVLTDFWATWCGPCRMVAPVLEEIQEERGDTLKIVKMDVDENPETPGSFGVMSIPTLLIKKDGEVVDTIIGYRPKEELDEVINKYV
- the uvrC gene encoding excinuclease ABC subunit UvrC, whose translation is MSSEHIQNKLALLPDQPGCYLMKDRQGTIIYVGKAKILKNRVRSYFSGTHDSKTQRLVQEIVDFEYIVTSSNVEALLLEINLIKKHDPRFNIRLKDDKTYPFIKITSERHPRLIITRQVKKDKGKYFGPYPNVYAANEVKRILDRLYPLRKCSTLPNKVCLYYHLGQCLAPCVFDVEASKYKEMQDEIVAFLNGGYKTVKNDLMKKMQLAAENMEFEKAGEFRDQINAIETTMEKQKMTMNDFVDRDVFGYAIDKGWMCVQVFFIRQGKLIERDVSQFPFYNDADEDFLTFIGQFYQKTNHIPPKEIYLPDDVDSEAVQAVVPDTKIIVPQRGNKKDLVKLAYKNAKIALNEKFMLLERNEERTVGAVERLGEAMGIPTPSRVEAFDNSNIHGTDPVSAMVTFLDGKPSKNDYRKYKIKTVEGPDDYATMREVIRRRYWRVLKEGLPMPDLILIDGGKGQIDSAKDVLINELGLDIPVAGLAKDDKHRTSQLLFGDPLVIIPLERNSQEFYLLQRMQDEVHRFAITFHRQLRSKTGFQSILDGIPGVGPGRKKKLLKHFGSMKKLKEATVVEIKEAGVPLNVAEEVHKHITVFNEKANNTEQK